The DNA segment TCGTCACCGGGGCCGTTACCCTCGGGATTCTCCCCGATTACGCGGTCTTCCTCGAGCTGGCTGATACTATCGTTGCCGGGGTTACCGGGGAGGGGGTACTATGACCGAAGTCGATGCGGTGACGGCTATTTATCCGCCACTACTGGTCTTCGCGACGGCACTGTTGGTACTGGTTATCCCCCGAATCCTCGGTTTTGCCCTCGGTGCGGTGAGTCTGGCTACCGTGACCGTCATCGCGTACGTTGCCCCCGAAGGCGGGCACATGGCGATGACGTTCCTCGGATTCGACGTCCAGCCGTATCTCGTCGACGAGTACACCCGATTCGTCGCCATCGGACTCGGCTTCCTCGGTACCTTCGCCGTCGTCTACGCGTACTCGAGCGAGGCGTCTCGAGGGATGGCTGCGTTCGCACTCGCGTACGTCGCCAGTGCGCTCGGGGCCGTCTTCGCCGGCGACTGGCTCGTCCTCGTGTTCATGTGGGAAATCATGGCCGTGACGAGCACGCTGCTCGTCTGGCACTTCGGGGGCGACGCTGTCCGCGCGGGCTATCGCTACGCGCTGGCTCACGGGATCGGTGGCAGCCTCGTCCTGTTCGGGGTCATCGCTCACTACGCCCAGGCGGGGACGTTCCTCTACGGACAGGGCGTGGGCCTCGAGCAGACGTTCATCACTGGCGGTATCGCGACGGGTATTCCCGCTCTGCTTGCCGTCCTGGGTATCGGCGTCAACGTGGCCTTCATCGGCTTTCACACCTGGCTGCCGGATACCTACCCCCGACCACACCTGGCCGCGTCGGTGTTCCTCGCCGCGTTCACGACAAAGACGAGCGCATACGTCCTGTTGCGTGCGTTCCCTGACGGGCACATCTGGCTCGCGTACATGGGCGGGTTGATGGCCGTTTACGGCGCTGGTTTCGCGCTCCTCCAGCACGATATGCGCGCCCTGCTTTCCTATCACATTCAGGCCCAGCTGGGGTACATGGTCGCCGGTATCGGCATCGGATCGGCCATTGGGATTGCCGGCGCGATGGGACACCTCTTCAACAACGTACTCTACAAGAGCCTGCTGTTCATGGCCGTCGGGGTCGTCATCTATCGAACGCGAGAGAACGACCTGTACAAACTCGGCGGCCTCTGGCGAGAGATGCCACTGACGGCACTCGCCTTCTTCATCGGCGCGCTCTCGATTACCGCCGTACCTGGGTTCAGCGGCTTTATCAGCAAGGGGATGGTGTTCGATGCAGCAACCGGTTACTTCGGTGGGACCGAGCACTGGCCGCTGTTCGTGCTGTTGTTCATCGGCGGCATCGGAACGTTCCTCTCGTTCATCAAACTGGGATTCTACGTCTTCTTCCACGGGGAAAGTGACCGGGAGGTCAGAGATGCCAAAACCGGACAGACGACCGCCATGCTCTCTGTCGGTGGCGCCTGTGTCGTCCTCGGGCTGCCAGCCGTCGGCTGGCCAATCTTCACCGACCTCCTCCCGGTCATCGACGGTACCCAGTTCACCGGCCCGGAGGGGCTCGAGACGCTCAACCCCTACAGTATGGGCCACCTGCAGGACGCTGCGCTCTTGCTCGGTATCTCGGCAATCGCGTTCCCGATCATCCGGAAACCGCTCTCGAAGCTCGATTTCCGTGATCCGGCGACGTACGTCAACCCTGTCGGCTACAGACTTGGACGGTGGTCGATGCTCGGCGTTACCGAACTCTTCGCTGCCGTCGACCGAGCCGCTGTCGGACTGGTACGGACGTGCTACTGGGCCGGAAACAATCCCGTACGCGCTGTCGGGGCCGTTGTGAATCGTGTACCCGATAGCGTGCTCGAGAGCGATGTGTTCGAAGCCCGTGACGGGAAATCTCCCTCGACACTGTCCTTGCGGGCCACTATCGGGATGACCGTCTTGATGGTCACGGTGGTGTTAACGAGCATGCTCTTGCTCGTGCTCTGATACGGTTTACTGTCGTCTCTTACCGACCCCGTATGGGTATTCACCGGTAAAAAGTTACAGCAGACCGTATGAAGAGATTGTTGTAACTGAATAGCGGTCGGCGACCCTACCCTCGTGATCAGGATGCGACAATGGATCCAATAACCCGGTTCGTTCGAGACACCAGGGTTCCCGTGAGCGAATCCGAACTGCCAGGAGTGTCTTGTTTTCTCATCGTGTCGGGAGACAGTACGCTAATCGTGACCTACACCGAGTGCATGGGTCGCATAACAATGTCCGAACGAGCGCTTGAAAGTCCTAGATGAGACACACGGCTACCGAATGTGAACAACCGACGTTTCGCCCGCTCGAGGCAGGTGACGGCGTTCAGTCGACACGCCCGAGCGTGAGGGGGTGACCGTCGTGTACCGAGAACACACTGTGGGGGTGGTGGTTCCAGCGTACAACGAGGCCGGATTCGTCGGGGAGGTACTCGAGACGATGCCCGATTTCGTCGACCGCGTCTACGTGGTCGACGACCGCTCGACGGATGGAACCTGGCGAGAGATTTTGTCGGTTGTCGACCAGGAGATGGATGACCCTATCGACGGAGCGACAACGACAAATCGTCCGGCAGAATCACCAGTTACGGGTGCCGTAACCGATGGTGGGTCGGCGACAACGGTTTCCTCGGACGAGCGAGACGGGGCAGGTGAGCGGCCCCCATCGAGTAAGACGGTCTCTGAGGTGACAGAGGACGATTCGGGCACGAAAGATGTGGCCACTGATTCGACGTCGGCCCAGGGATCGTCAGCTGCTGTGAACACTGGTGAGTCCGCCACCGAGATGGCTTCGACCGAGTCCGCCGCTGAACCGACACCCGAAGCGTCGACCGAAGCTGACACTGTGGAAACCACGACTGTTCCACGCATCATCCCGATACGACACGAAGTCAATCGCGGGGTCGGTGGTGCAATCAAGACGGGATACGAACACGCACTCGAGGACGAGATCGACATCGTTGCAGTGATGGCCGGGGACGGGCAGATGGACCCCGAACAGTTACACCGACTCCTGGACCCCATCGTCGACGGGGAAGCCGCATATGCCAAAGGCAATCGACTCGGCCGAAGTGAGGAACACGCCTCGATGTCGAGCTGGCGGCTCTTTGGCAACGTCCTGTTGACAATCTTGACGAAAATCGCCAGCGGCTACTGGGAGATGATGGATCCACAGAACGGCTATACGGCACTGTCGACCTCGGTTTTGGAGACGGTCGATCTCGAGGGGCTGTACGAGGAGTACGGGTTTGCAAACGACTTGCTCGTCGAACTCAACACCGCAGGCTACCACATTGCCGACGTCTCGATGCCAGCAGTGTACGGCGACGAACACAGCCACATCGAGTATCGAACGTTCGTCCCACGGTTGTCCTCCCTGTTACTGTTCGGGTTCTTCCGACGGTTGCGCCGTCGCTACGTGGTCCGGGAGTTCCATCCGATGGTCTGTCTGTACGGACTCGGTATCGTCGGGTGGCTGCTCGCCACGGCAGGCGTCACCCGGGCCATTGCTCGACGCACCGACGACGAGAGCGGGCGATCCAATAGCGTGTTGTATGGGTTTCTAGCGTCGATCTGTCTCGCCGTTGCGATGGTGTACGACCGTGAGTATAACGACGGCAGCGTGGTGAGGGTCCGATGAAAGTCGTCGTCACTATCCAGCACCCAGCACACGTCCACTTCTACAAGTACGTCATCGACGAACTCGAGGCCCGCGGGCACGACGTGTACGTCTTCGCCCGCGAGAACGACCTTGCAATCCCCTTACTCAACGCCTACGGGATCCCACACGAGGTGCTGGCTGGCCCACAAAACTCCCTTTCGGAACTCGTGCAGGTGCAACTGTGCTACGAACTCCGTTTACTCGAGCGAACTCGCCGAATCAACCCGGACGTCATGACCGCTATCGGTGGCGTGGCGGTCTCCCACGTCGCACCACTGGTCGGCGCCCGAAGCGTGGTGTTCATCGACAACGAAGGCACCAGTTCACATCGAGTGACGACCCCGTTTGCCCACGTGGTCGCGACCCCTCGAAATCACGATGTCGAGTACGGCTCCAATCACGTCAGATACGATGGGTTCCACGAGCTGGCCTATCTCGATCCGGCGTATTTCGAACCCGACCCCGAGCGGTTACGAGCAGCCGGCGTCGACCCCGACGAACGGTATTTCGTACTCCGGTTTCGGAAGTGGGACGCTTTACACGACGTCGGTGAAGCAGGCCTCTCACTCGAGGGCAAGCGAACGCTGGTGTCGGTACTGGCCGAACACGGTACCGTCTACATAACGAGCACGGACCCCCTGCCCGAGGACCTCGAGCAATACGCGTTACCGGTTTCCCCGACGCACATCCACGACCTCTTGTATTACGCTGACTGCTATGCTGGTGACTCGGCGACGATGGCAACTGAGGCGGCCTTGCTGGGTACGCCGACCGTTCGCATCCAGTCCTTCGCCGCACGAGGGACAGACATGACCAACTTCATCGAACTCGAGGAGACCTACGACCTGCTACGGTCGACGGCCGACGAAACCGAGGGGATCGAACTGGTTCGCGAAATCGTCGCCGACGACCGAACACCCGAACGCTGGCGGAGCCGTCGTGAACGCCTGTTCGAGGAGAAAATCGACGTCACCGCGTACGTTACGGAGCTCCTCTGTGCCCAAGGTGGTGCCCGGACGTATTCGGCACTCGAGCGAACGCAAACGAAAGCGCCGCCAGAAGGGGAACCGTCGCCCTCCACACAGCCGACACAGCCCGATATCACGGCGATGGACGACTGATAGATATCACAGCGATGGACGACTGATAGGTTTCGTCGTGGCGGTGGACGTTCGGTCCGGGGTGGTCGCTGACCGGTACTCCATCGATTTTTGCGTCTTTACAGAATTACAAGGCGAACGCCGCGGGGCTTGACCCCCGAGGCACTTCACAGCCGTGTGATGATTTCCGTCTGACGTCGTGGGAGTTCGTCGTCTCCGATTCAGGGGTGTACTCGAGTACAAATATAGTAGCCAGTGACAGTCAGTGCACACCCTCTCGCAAGCGGACGTCGCGGTAGGTGTGTCAATCGTTTCACTGGCTACTATAGAAGTGGCTTCCACAGTCTGCACTGGTAACCGTTATCCAGTTTCGACCAGGGATCGACGTTTGGAGGGAACTAGGTGTCCGTATCGGAACTGTTCGCGTCCGATGCGTCAAGCGACGAAAGGTCTTCGATCACGGCGATTGATTGCTCGAGGGGTTGCTCGCGAAGGGCGGTTTCGGCTGTTGCCTGCTCGGTCGGGTAGGTCCGTTCACCCAGGCCGGGACGCGCCCCACGAGGCGTCAAATAGTCACCACCGACGTCGATCTCCGCAGCGTCACACAATCGTTTGAGAATCGACCGTGCGCCTTCGGTCGTGATTGCCGGTGGGGCAATCGCATACCGCCGAGAGAGTTCCGCGGCGGTATGTGCATTGGACAGCGCTTCGATCTCGTCCTCGCTAAATCCGCGCTCGCCGAGGACGGTCCGGACACGTTTGGCAACCGACGGGGCGTGTCGAGTCGGAAACAACGGCCACTCGTTAGTCGGCGGGTCCTGGACGACCCGATAGCGACGCAGCGGTTTCCGTGCCGCTGCCGGAAGGGGAACGTCCTCGAGTCGTTGGGATTTGCCCAGCACGCGGATGGTGCCCGAGTAGAAGTCGACGTCCTCCCAGGTGGCACCGGTCCGACGGTCGTCTTCGGGCACTCGAAACAGCTCCGACCCGCGAACGCCCGAGTGAGCTAACACCACAACCATCGCGTGCTCTCTGAGTCTGGCGAGGCGCTCGTCCCGTGATGCGTCCTCGGCGGCATCGGCCCGGTCCCTGACGTAGGATTCGAGGCGCTCGCGCTGAGCCGGCGTCCAGAAATTGTCGGACCCGGATTTGGGTTCCGGCGTCGGTAACGCCGATTCGACGTCGGACGAGGTCGCGGGATTGGACTCGAGGATGCCGCCACGAACGCACCACGAGAGAAACGCTCGAACGACGGCGAAGTACGTCCCCGCAGTCGAGGCCGTATACTCGCCACTGTCGGTTCGTCTGGCGAGTTCCTCCGCGTAAGCGCGCATGTGTGGTTCCTGTAGGTCGAACAGTGATCCGGTCTGGTGTTCGCGCTCGAGCCACTCGACCCATCGTCGGAGAATCGATTCTGCGTTAGCGGCGTACGTGCCAGCACCAGGTCCGTCGGGGTTGCCGACGGATTTTCGCTGCAGGTAGGCGTCGACGGCGTCTCCGACGCGGACGTCGATATCGACGTTGTCGGTGGGGTGATGGTCCGTCACAGCCCCCTCACCCGCTGTGTTATGCGACAGTTCTTTTGGTGTGCACCCCTGACTCGAGGGACGAACGACCCATCGGGTCCAAAAGAGTCAGTTTCCCGAACGCAGTCGTACGTCATCTACCCAACGGTACTCCCCCCGGATAAATTTGCTTTGCGGTCACGACTCAACAGAAAGAAAGTATTGCCGCCGGAGAAACGCCGTGACCCGTCCTCAGTTGATTGCTCGATCTCGGTCGCAAAGGTACAGCGAGTGTGTACAACCAACAGCTATCAATCGTCCGCCGTCGGCGTATCCGGGCGATACGACCGGCTGATCTGCTTCCACTTGCCAGTGGTAAAGCGATAGTAGTTGATGCCCGCTGGGACGGCTGTTTCGGCGATAAATGCCAGGTACAACCCCCAGAGACCAAGGGCCGGAATCGAGATCCCGGGCACCGTCATTGTGAGGTCGATCAGGGGAACGGTCCACTCGAGTGTCGGGACCTCGAGGCCACGGGCACCGAGATAGGCCAGCGGAATCGAGCAGCCGAACATTCCAACTAACTGGCTGTAAAACGGCCAGCGGGTGTCGCCGCTGGCGTTCAGCGGGCCAGCCGCGCCGCCGGACACGCCCCGAAGGACGACGGCCAGGCAGGCGGCATACACGAGTGAGACGGCGATCGGTACCGACGGATCGTTCGGATCGTCTGTGAACAACATCGTGATGGGTTCGGCGAAGACGAACACGAGGAGCGCGGAGACGGCATAGACGGCGACAGCGAATCGGATGATTTCCCGGCCGTACTGTTCGGCCGTCCGCTCGTCACCCGTCCCGAGTTCTTGACCGACGAGACTCGAGGAGGCCAGGCTGAATCCCCAGCCAGGGGTGTTCATGATTCCCCAGATACGACGGGCGATCACGTACGCTGCTGCCGTGTTCTCGCCGAAGATATCGACGATGGAGAGCATCGGTAGTTCCGCAACCGTCCAGACGAGGTTGGTCCCGAAGACGGGCAGGCCGATGGTAATGAGATCGGTCAGCGTCTCTCGGTGGAAATAGGTGCCGAACGGATCGACGGTCACGGGGAAGGTTTTGGCCCCCGGCAGGCGACCCGCAACCAAGCCGATAGCGAACACGACAGTGACCGCGACGTTCGACAGGACGGTACCCATAGCTGCCCCGACGACACCGTAGTTGAGCCCGAAAATCAATACGATGCTGAGCCCGATGTTCATGACGGCACCGCCGGCACGGACGACCATCGGTGTCCAGGCATCGTCCATGCCGACGAAGACCCTGCTCCCGATCAGGTTCAGCCCCGCAAACGGAATGCCGAGGGCGACGATTTGTAAGTAGTCTGCACCGAACTCGATGACGGCCGGGTTGTTCGTAATCAGTGAAATGAACCATTCGGCATGGAACCAGAACGTAGCCACGAGCGGCGCTGAGGCGACGATAACGAGGACAACGCTCGAGCGAACCGCCTGGCCGAGCTGTTCGTAGGCCTCGGCACCGTACCGTTGTGAGACCAGCGCAATCGTGCCGCCTGCAACGCCACCGCCGACCGAGAAGGCGAGTCCCCAGAACGGGCCTGCATATCCCACCCCTGCGATAGCAGCCGAGCCAAGTGCAATCCCGACCAGTGCGACGTCGACCGCACTTTTCGACATGCGTGCGATCCCGGTGACGATACGAGGCCACGCCAAATCGGTCGTCCGCCGTGCGCGCTCCCGGTCGATAAGCCCCGCTCGAGCCAGCGCGTAGCCGATCCAGAGGATCAGGAGCCGAAACGGGTTCGGGAAGCGAGAGTCCACGAGAACTGGCGGCTTCTAATCAACCACGGGTAAAAGCACTTCTCGAGGCGGCAGGCACAACCGGTTTCGATTCGAAACCATTACCCATGGGTTTGGGTAGCATGGGTGGCGAAGTGAATGTCCTTCAGAAGGGCTGAGATGGAAGAAATCGACCAATATGGCCGGATTGCTGTTCTCGAACATTGATTCCCAGCTAGCGGTGTCCTTTATACCGATCCGTCACACCTCGAGCCTTCGATACGATCGAACCCTCACTGGTCGGTACTCGGTGGTCACTGCTTCGGATTCGACTCCGCAGAACCCGGCGTATCCTGCGTCTCGAGGCGCCGTTCGTACTTCGAGAGTGACTCTTCGAGGACGCTCGAGGCGTCGACGTTTAATTCCACACAGAGCGAGAGCAGAGCGAAGAAAACGTCTCCCAGTTCGTCACGGGCGACCGCAACGTCCCCGGGGTCCGATCCATACCCCGTCGACTCGTTGATCTCCTTGGTTACTTCGCCAACCTCCGAAACGAGGTCGAGGGTTCGATATGCCGGGTCAGTGTGCAGGTCGTGTCGCTCGAGAAAGTCGGCGACACGTTGTTGTTCGTCCATACGAAAGCGTGAGACGGTGGATCACAAAAATCACTGTGTTTTGACCTATCGGCACACGAGCGTACATGGCGTTCCACTGTCGTCTCTTGGTGACCGGGTCGCTAATCGCCGATAAAGAGTTACAGGGGACACTATCAGTCGATACGTTTAGGCCGCTCTGGCTCCCTTCTTCGACACTGAATGCGTGATAATTCGGATCCGGAAACTGACAGCGACACACCCGATGAGACGGGTTCGACGCTACTCGAGCGAGTGCCTCTGGTTCTCCGAACAGCGGCGTTCGTTCTGGTACCGGTTGGGTTTCTTGGCTTTCTGACGACCGAAACGACCGCGTTTGCCACCGACTCCGTATTTACGCTGGTCTTTGGTCTCGGAATCGTCTGTGCGATCAGTTCGATCTATCTTGGCATATTACTTCACGACCCGACTCGAGCGGACTGATTTCGACCGTGTCGGGACACTGAACGTCGACTCTGTATGATCGGTAGGTGAACGAGACTGTAACGTCCGTCTCTGCAGTGGTTGACTCACAGAGTGTTTCGAGTGCATCAGTATCGATAACGTTTGCAAGTGGTGGGCTGAGCGTCCGCGTATCACTGCCTTCTCGTTTAGCGATTTCGTCGACGATCTCAAAGACGATGTCCCCCTGCGTGCTCATATCTACCGATGCCACCAACCGGTGTATTAAATCAGTGTGAAAGTGGATTGATAGCTGTCTGACGGGCGTCTGTCGCAGGGCTGACCGAAGCCGACTCATGGGGGACGGTGTGACGATATACTGTCGTAATCTAACTTCGAAGCGGGCGATGGCCGGCACGTGATGATAACGACGGCTATCAGCAACTGACGAACCTGCAACGCTTGACAAAGTGGGGTGACTTATGCATACTCGAGTCAAGGTCCGAGCATGAGCAGTGACGACGTGTTCGACCACGGGAAAGACGAGCGACTGCAGAGTCGCGACGTGACAGAGGGTGCAGAACGGGCGCCACACAGAGCGATGTTCCGCGCCATGGGCTTTGACGACGAAGACCTCGGTTCGCCGATGATCGGCGTACCGAATCCCGCAGCCGACATCACTCCCTGTAACGTGCACCTGGATGACGTCGCTGATGCCGCCCTCGAGGGTGTCGACGACGCTGGCGGCATGCCGATCGAGTTCGGGACGATTACCATCTCCGACGCCATCTCGATGGGGACCGAGGGAATGAAAGCGTCGTTGATCTCGCGAGAGCTGATCGCCGACAGCGTCGAACTCGTGAGTTTTGGCGAACGGATGGACGGCCTGGTTACCGTCGCTGGCTGTGACAAGAATCTCCCGGGGATGATGATGGCCGCCATCCGCACCGACCTCCCGAGCGTATTTCTCTACGGTGGCTCGATCATGCCCGGCCAGCACGAGGGCCGAGACGTTACCATCGTCCAGGTGTTCGAAGGCGTTGGCTCCTACGCCACGGGCGAGATGGACGCCGACGAACTCGACGACCTCGAGCGCCACGCCTGTCCCGGAGCCGGTTCCTGTGGCGGCATGTTCACGGCCAACACCATGGCCTCGATATCGGAGGCACTCGGCATGGCCCCCCTGGGGAGCGCCTCACCACCAGCCGAAGACGAAGGTCGCTACGAAGTCGCCCGGCGTGCTGGCGAACTCGCCCTCGAGTGCGTCGAGGAAGACCGCCGACCATCCGATATCCTCTCCCGAAAATCCTTCGAGAACGCGATCGCCCTCCAGACGGCAATCGGCGGTTCGACCAACGGCGTCCTCCACTTGCTCGCGCTCGCCCGCGAAGCCGACGTCGACCTCGAGATCGAGGACTTCGACGAGATTTCGAAACGAACGCCGAAAATCGCTGACCTGCAGCCCGGTGGCACCCGCGTGATGAACGATCTCCACGAACTGGGCGGCGTTCCCGTCGTCATCCGCCGTCTGCTCGAGGCAGGACTGTTCCACGGCGACGCCGAAACCGTCACCGGTCGAACCATCGCCGAAGAACTGGCCCACCTCGAAGCCAGTGGGGAACTCCACGACGACGAGGACCTCGAGGCCGACTTCCTCTATTCGGTGGACGACCCCAAGGAGAAAGAAGGGGCCATCAAGATACTCGAGGGGAACCTGGCACCCGACGGAGCCGTGCTCAAAGTTACCGGGGACGATGCCTTCTACCACGAAGGACCCGCCCGAATTTTCGAAGACGAAGAGAACGCCATGGCCTACGTCCAGGAAGGGCACATCGAGAGTGGCGACGTGATCGTCATCCGCAACGAGGGGCCAAAAGGCGGCCCCGGAATGCGTGAAATGCTCGGCGTCACCGCCGCCGTCGTCGGAGCGGGCCACGAAGAGGACGTCGCGCTGATCACCGACGGGCGCTTCTCCGGGGGCACTCGCGGCCCGATGATCGGTCACGTCGCTCCAGAAGCGTTCGTCGGCGGTCCGATCGGATTGCTCGAGGAAGGCGACACCGTCACCGTAGACATTCCGGAGCGAACGCTCGAGGTGGACGTTGATGCCGACGAACTGACGGCCCGACGTGAGGCCTGGGAACAACCCGAACCAGTCTACGACGGCGGCGTACTGGCCAAATACTGTCGGGACTTCGATTCGGCAGCTAACGGTGCCGTGACGAACCCGCGGCTGACTCGAGATTGACGTTTTCTCGATCCACTCTCTTTTCCCGAATCTCTGTGTTTTCCAAAACCGCTGCGTTTTCGCGACACTTTCGCAGATTCGAAGCTGGCACTCGAGGAAGCAGCGACGTGAAAATAACAGTGAGTCGTTATTCTGTGACGCGAAAAGGACAGAGGGTCGTTATTCCGTGACGCGAACGCCGATCCCGTGGAAGTCGCTGTCCTCGTTGCCCTCGTCGGGTTCGATAACTGTGACGATTTCGCGGTCTTCGACACTCAGAACGGAGAACCCCGGCGTTTCGCCCTCAGCAGCGTGTGGGTCGCCGGAGAGCGGGTCCGGTCCGCGGAGGGTGACGAACATGTACTCGTCGTCCGGCGATCCCCACATGATGTCCGGTGCTGGACCGTAGTCCTCGATCTCGTCGATAACCTCGTTGGTTTCCGGGTCGACGACGAGTCCGTTGTCGGTCTCTCGGTTGAGAATCCAGAGCTCCTCGCCACCGGCAGTGAACCAGAAACCGTGTGCGTCGTAGCCGTCAGTGTCTCGAGCCACGTCTTCGGCTGAAAAGTCATCGACCGGCTCGTTCGTCTCGGGATCGAGCGGCAGGTTCGTCTCGGTGTCGAGTGCGTACCACTCACCGACGCCGCCCGTCTCTTCGTGGTTGCTGGGCGCGCCTGCAGTGAAGTAGAAGGTCTCCTCGTCGGGGCTAGCCATCGTGCCACAGTTCGACCGAATCTCTCCCGGGCTGAACACCTGTTCGATCTCGAAGGCATCGTAGTCGACGACCACAACACCTGCGAAGTCGACGGACGGACCGAGCGTGTGATAGGAGTGTCCGTTCGCGTAATCGTGACAGATCGGTCGACCGCGGACGCCGTCGCCGTCAGCTGGGAACTCTTCGGCGCGGTCGGCGAATGCGGGTGCGTCGTCGATAACGATTTCGTCGACGATGTCGAACGATTCGTCCTCGAGGTCGGCGTCGACACGAACGATTGCGCCCTCGCCGATGGCGTCGACCTGGATGTACTCGTCGTCGGGCGTGAACCCGGCGAAGTGTGAGCCGGCACCGGTATCGAGATTCGCCACGAGTTCTCGGTCTTCGGTTCGGTAGACCAGCGTTTTGGCACCGGCCGTACAGGCGACGGCGGCGTACTCGTAATCAGCGCTGAAGTCGACCATGTGTGGAACCTGGCCGAACTCGTCGACGTCCTCGTTGACGTCGATTTCGGCTACTGCTTCGAATTCGTCGTCACCGTCCGGTTCGTAGATGTAGATCTGGTCGGTCCCCTGATCGAGTGCCCATACTTCGTAGCTTGTGCCATCCGCATCGTCGCTGCCGAGACAGCCGGCGGCCGCAGTCAGGGTTGCCCCAGCTGTGCCGGCTAGAAACGAGCGTCGAGTTGTTTGCTTCATTCCTGTCTCAGTCTGAGAACTCGATAGCTAAAAGTTTGCGGGTTTCAGACTCTCTACCTGGCGAATATGGGGTTTTAACGTAGATGTAGGCAAAACTTGTGAGGAGTTTTCAGGGCTCGATTTTCACGCTGGTGTGCAGCGGCACACGCGCTCAAATCGGGGTGTTTGCTCGAGTCGGAACAGTAAATTTTGCCGTGTTCTGTGACAGTCGGGGCGTCGACTATCGCTGCCCGGGCACACCAACGCTTTCGACGAACGATTCTCCCTCGAGCGCGCATCTGTACGCCGGTTTGTACATCATATTCGTCCCGCCGGCTTCGATAGCCCAGTCGTCGCGGAGTTCCTCGCGCAAATAATACTGTGCTCGTTCGTTACCCGGCTTCACGCGGTACTCGCTCATACGAATCGGGTCGGC comes from the Natronosalvus amylolyticus genome and includes:
- a CDS encoding Na(+)/H(+) antiporter subunit D produces the protein MTEVDAVTAIYPPLLVFATALLVLVIPRILGFALGAVSLATVTVIAYVAPEGGHMAMTFLGFDVQPYLVDEYTRFVAIGLGFLGTFAVVYAYSSEASRGMAAFALAYVASALGAVFAGDWLVLVFMWEIMAVTSTLLVWHFGGDAVRAGYRYALAHGIGGSLVLFGVIAHYAQAGTFLYGQGVGLEQTFITGGIATGIPALLAVLGIGVNVAFIGFHTWLPDTYPRPHLAASVFLAAFTTKTSAYVLLRAFPDGHIWLAYMGGLMAVYGAGFALLQHDMRALLSYHIQAQLGYMVAGIGIGSAIGIAGAMGHLFNNVLYKSLLFMAVGVVIYRTRENDLYKLGGLWREMPLTALAFFIGALSITAVPGFSGFISKGMVFDAATGYFGGTEHWPLFVLLFIGGIGTFLSFIKLGFYVFFHGESDREVRDAKTGQTTAMLSVGGACVVLGLPAVGWPIFTDLLPVIDGTQFTGPEGLETLNPYSMGHLQDAALLLGISAIAFPIIRKPLSKLDFRDPATYVNPVGYRLGRWSMLGVTELFAAVDRAAVGLVRTCYWAGNNPVRAVGAVVNRVPDSVLESDVFEARDGKSPSTLSLRATIGMTVLMVTVVLTSMLLLVL
- a CDS encoding glycosyltransferase family 2 protein, whose translation is MGVVVPAYNEAGFVGEVLETMPDFVDRVYVVDDRSTDGTWREILSVVDQEMDDPIDGATTTNRPAESPVTGAVTDGGSATTVSSDERDGAGERPPSSKTVSEVTEDDSGTKDVATDSTSAQGSSAAVNTGESATEMASTESAAEPTPEASTEADTVETTTVPRIIPIRHEVNRGVGGAIKTGYEHALEDEIDIVAVMAGDGQMDPEQLHRLLDPIVDGEAAYAKGNRLGRSEEHASMSSWRLFGNVLLTILTKIASGYWEMMDPQNGYTALSTSVLETVDLEGLYEEYGFANDLLVELNTAGYHIADVSMPAVYGDEHSHIEYRTFVPRLSSLLLFGFFRRLRRRYVVREFHPMVCLYGLGIVGWLLATAGVTRAIARRTDDESGRSNSVLYGFLASICLAVAMVYDREYNDGSVVRVR
- a CDS encoding DUF354 domain-containing protein, with the protein product MKVVVTIQHPAHVHFYKYVIDELEARGHDVYVFARENDLAIPLLNAYGIPHEVLAGPQNSLSELVQVQLCYELRLLERTRRINPDVMTAIGGVAVSHVAPLVGARSVVFIDNEGTSSHRVTTPFAHVVATPRNHDVEYGSNHVRYDGFHELAYLDPAYFEPDPERLRAAGVDPDERYFVLRFRKWDALHDVGEAGLSLEGKRTLVSVLAEHGTVYITSTDPLPEDLEQYALPVSPTHIHDLLYYADCYAGDSATMATEAALLGTPTVRIQSFAARGTDMTNFIELEETYDLLRSTADETEGIELVREIVADDRTPERWRSRRERLFEEKIDVTAYVTELLCAQGGARTYSALERTQTKAPPEGEPSPSTQPTQPDITAMDD
- a CDS encoding tyrosine-type recombinase/integrase codes for the protein MTDHHPTDNVDIDVRVGDAVDAYLQRKSVGNPDGPGAGTYAANAESILRRWVEWLEREHQTGSLFDLQEPHMRAYAEELARRTDSGEYTASTAGTYFAVVRAFLSWCVRGGILESNPATSSDVESALPTPEPKSGSDNFWTPAQRERLESYVRDRADAAEDASRDERLARLREHAMVVVLAHSGVRGSELFRVPEDDRRTGATWEDVDFYSGTIRVLGKSQRLEDVPLPAAARKPLRRYRVVQDPPTNEWPLFPTRHAPSVAKRVRTVLGERGFSEDEIEALSNAHTAAELSRRYAIAPPAITTEGARSILKRLCDAAEIDVGGDYLTPRGARPGLGERTYPTEQATAETALREQPLEQSIAVIEDLSSLDASDANSSDTDT
- a CDS encoding MATE family efflux transporter; this translates as MDSRFPNPFRLLILWIGYALARAGLIDRERARRTTDLAWPRIVTGIARMSKSAVDVALVGIALGSAAIAGVGYAGPFWGLAFSVGGGVAGGTIALVSQRYGAEAYEQLGQAVRSSVVLVIVASAPLVATFWFHAEWFISLITNNPAVIEFGADYLQIVALGIPFAGLNLIGSRVFVGMDDAWTPMVVRAGGAVMNIGLSIVLIFGLNYGVVGAAMGTVLSNVAVTVVFAIGLVAGRLPGAKTFPVTVDPFGTYFHRETLTDLITIGLPVFGTNLVWTVAELPMLSIVDIFGENTAAAYVIARRIWGIMNTPGWGFSLASSSLVGQELGTGDERTAEQYGREIIRFAVAVYAVSALLVFVFAEPITMLFTDDPNDPSVPIAVSLVYAACLAVVLRGVSGGAAGPLNASGDTRWPFYSQLVGMFGCSIPLAYLGARGLEVPTLEWTVPLIDLTMTVPGISIPALGLWGLYLAFIAETAVPAGINYYRFTTGKWKQISRSYRPDTPTADD
- a CDS encoding MazG-like family protein; translated protein: MDEQQRVADFLERHDLHTDPAYRTLDLVSEVGEVTKEINESTGYGSDPGDVAVARDELGDVFFALLSLCVELNVDASSVLEESLSKYERRLETQDTPGSAESNPKQ
- a CDS encoding HalOD1 output domain-containing protein gives rise to the protein MSRLRSALRQTPVRQLSIHFHTDLIHRLVASVDMSTQGDIVFEIVDEIAKREGSDTRTLSPPLANVIDTDALETLCESTTAETDVTVSFTYRSYRVDVQCPDTVEISPLESGREVICQDRSN